A genomic stretch from Coregonus clupeaformis isolate EN_2021a chromosome 23, ASM2061545v1, whole genome shotgun sequence includes:
- the sgo2 gene encoding uncharacterized protein sgo2 isoform X1, with translation MNASAEGRTLLSTMLPGKKPMPSKAAKHNSLTVASKIKTKILNTSSFFKVSLKTNNKALALALVAQRERSRQLEVETVRLRKQVESLNFDLAIRRFKHNQLILILKDLQRNTLDNLERAVGLFSDENKDAPEVPEDRNKRPPDKEDENNQIERVAVQIPLVIAEQSRDLVCPSKQTSTSQEVVVNDRRTTSTNPSGTQSRSSESSASKDSMNKMELQVDNTLKSTQKRTSRQSSSLKNEVEKWSKIYSDTGLDPIPAVLPAVVSITNTIQPSGTDKVVLNPNSLKMETTLALAMTTTVGEGEKTTINDTEMEITIGDSAAEIVTVETKPKKAGGLKKLKVPKTKIPCLLVKVGNKNSGPTSVVENLEVKSSALNVELPTEIQKAFSATPLQTDNPTAEGVDVEHREEDFIENSAREIESLAARRKTHVTSRITKHRKPTRESHKTTQDVPKQFDPRTTFVVPLQSKSHRNVSPDPFEDDFFDDPEAQNSVFKLDGANPLVIDATEDKGSKTKGRKTFVISNFVISNEPTSRKSQKKSKASRKTKAQPVMVDHELDIEAENDIFLLPQSLIEEECHSSEWCPAYVDMDATLHEYRESRSSSSASGPRSTARSSKRPTRVKGRGTFVVSVNRDSSSGNSTILDDAWAEKLVCTPTTVYDFVAEEESEMVRDESIEEHLTGPHPDHCLAARRKTTDSVVEETHASSKRPWLATQEPAGNSEGLESLCVEEEMPPWEISDPISVAVEQKPKKARRVETAKSRMKKDAQKGDCLAPVKERKKKKSSSSKGVAPGGAGYLLSSETLDSQSSIGISTAAQNAEVQPVADPEVLQVITRSATEESCETHELLSSLEVLSPDFKVSSFKPRSNQGPKPRCRGTFVIPNSFSDSTRNRKTYVVPDSLSEDDDTNSRTSNVLLSTVETHTEIPDSGEAVCQSLRELLMDERPPWESFMDVSCSIETGFDTPASSPKRVASSAHKVAVYKEPVEVMAERSPGTVAERALKSLTNTNWTDNEDTGRTRRRGAAVSYKLPPINCKMRRGDKFSDTKYLSSPIFKEKKKKKQQQKKTHKPDSLENLHSVN, from the exons ATGAACGCGTCAGCTGAGGGAAGGACCCTCCTCTCAACTATGTTACCAGGGAAAAAACCTATGCCCTCGAAGGCTGCTAAACATAACTCACTAACAGTGGCATCGAAGATAAAGACCAAGATTCTCA ACACATCCTCGTTCTTCAAGGTCTCCCTGAAGACTAACAACAAGGCTCTGGCACTGGCCTTGGTGGCTCAGAGGGAGAGAAGCAGACAACTTGAAGTGGAAACTGTGCGCCTACGGAAACAAGTGGAGTCTCTGAATTTTGACCTGGCTATTCGCAGATTCAAGCACAACCAACTG ATTCTCATCTTGAAAGACCTTCAACGCAACACTTTGGATAACTTGGAAAGGGCTGTGGGCCTCTTCTCTGATGAAAAT AAGGATGCCCCTGAAGTACCTGAAGACCGTAATAAGCGACCCCCCGATAAAGAAGATGAAAATAATCAGATTGAGAG GGTAGCGGTTCAGATACCTCTTGTCATAGCAGAGCAGTCCAGGGATTTGGTGTGTCCCTCAAAACAGACCAGCACGAGCCAGGAGGTTGTAGTAAATGACAGAAGAACCACATCCACAAATCCCTCTGGGACCCAAAGTAGATCATCAGAGTCCAGTGCCAGTAAAG ACAGCATGAATAAGATGGAGCTACAGGTGGACAATACATTGAAATCGACCCAAAAGAGAACATCCCGACAATCCAGCAGCCTAAAAAATGAGGTGGAAAAGTGGTCAAAGATTTATTCTGACACTGGACTCGACCCTATCCCAGCAGTCTTGCCCGCTGTTGTCTCCATAACTAATACTATACAGCCCTCTGGTACTGATAAAGTTGTGCTTAATCCAAACAGCTTAAAGATGGAGACCACATTGGCGCTTGCAATGACGACAACTGTCGGAGAAGGAGAGAAGACCACCATCAATGACACAGAGATGGAGATAACTATTGGGGACAGCGCTGCTGAAATCGTTACAGTGGAGACCAAGCCCAAGAAAGCTGGTGGACTGAAGAAACTGAAGGTGCCAAAGACAAAGATCCCTTGTCTATTAGTGAAGGTTGGAAATAAGAACAGTGGCCCAACAAGTGTTGTTGAAAATCTAGAGGTGAAGAGCTCTGCTTTAAACGTGGAGCTGCCGACAGAGATACAAAAGGCATTTTCTGCAACGCCACTACAAACAGACAACCCTACAGCGGAGGGTGTGGATGTTGAACATAGAGAAGAGGACTTCATAGAGAACTCAGCCAGAGAGATAGAATCCCTTGCTGCCCGCAGGAAGACTCATGTCACCTCTCGCATCACCAAACACAGAAAACCTACCCGAGAATCCCATAAAACAACACAAGATGTTCCAAAACAGTTTGACCCAAGAACAACTTTTGTAGTCCCTCTCCAATCCAAATCCCATCGAAATGTCTCACCTGACCCATTTGAAGATGACTTTTTTGATGACCCTGAAGCTCAGAACTCTGTATTTAAACTAGACGGGGCAAACCCATTGGTCATAGATGCCACAGAGGACAAAGGCTCTAAAACTAAAGGTCGCAAGACTTTTGTGATTTCTAATTTTGTGATTTCTAATGAACCTACATCTAGAAAGAGCCAGAAGAAATCCAAAGCAAGCAGGAAGACTAAAGCACAGCCTGTCATGGTGGACCATGAATTAGACATTGAAGCAGAAAATGATATATTCCTTCTGCCTCAATCTCTCATTGAAGAGGAATGTCATTCTTCTGAATGGTGCCCAGCCTATGTAGACATGGATGCCACCCTGCATGAATACAGGGAATCACGCAGCTCTTCCAGTGCTTCCGGACCTCGGTCCACTGCACGGAGCAGTAAGAGACCTACCAGAGTGAAAGGCAGAGGGACGTTTGTGGTCTCGGTGAACAGGGACAGCTCCTCAGGGAACAGTACAATATTAGACGATGCTTGGGCAGAAAAGCTGGTGTGCACTCCTACTACAGTGTATGACTTTGTTGCCGAAGAAGAGTCAGAAATGGTCAGGGATGAAAGCATAGAGGAGCACCTGACTGGACCACACCCAGATCACTGTCTAGCTGCTAGGCGCAAGACTACAGACTCTGTGGTTGAAGAGACTCATGCCTCCTCTAAACGTCCATGGCTGGCTACCCAGGAACCTGCAGGGAATTCAGAGGGCCTAGAAAGCTTATGTGTTGAGGAAGAAATGCCCCCATGGGAGATCAGTGACCCCATTTCAGTTGCTGTGGAGCAAAAGCCCAAGAAAGCCAGGAGAGTGGAGACTGCAAAATCAAGGATGAAGAAGGATGCACAGAAGGGTGACTGTCTTGCCCCTGTGAAggaaaggaaaaaaaaaaaaagtagcagCAGTAAAGGAGTAGCGCCTGGGGGTGCAGGTTATCTTTTGTCTAGTGAGACTCTGGATAGCCAGAGTAGTATAGGTATAAGCACTGCAGCACAAAATGCAGAAGTACAGCCTGTGGCGGATCCCGAAGTGTTGCAAGTCATCACACGCTCTGCCACTGAGGAGAGCTGTGAAACTCATGAACTTTTGTCTTCACTTGAGGTCCTGAGTCCAGACTTCAAAGTCAGCAGCTTCAAGCCCCGGTCCAACCAGGGCCCTAAACCGAGATGTAGAGGCACTTTTGTCATACCCAATAGTTTTAGTGATTCCACCAGAAACAGGAAGACCTACGTTGTTCCTGACTCCTTGTCTGAGGATGATGACACAAACAGCAGGACATCTAATGTATTATTATCAACTGTTGAGACCCACACAGAAATTCCTGACAGTGGTGAGGCAGTATGTCAGAGCCTGAGGGAGCTGCTCATGGACGAAAGGCCTCCATGGGAGTCCTTCATGGATGTCAGCTGTTCAATTGAGACTGGATTTGACACTCCAGCCTCAAGCCCTAAAAGGGTTGCTTCTTCTGCTCACAAGGTTGCTGTATATAAAGAGCCGGTTGAGGTTATGGCTGAaagatctccaggaacag TAGCAGAGAGAGCCCTGAAGTCACTAACCAATACCAACTGGACGGATAATGAAGACACAGGACGGACCAGACGACGGGGGGCTGCTGTGAGCTACAAGTTGCCACCCATCAACTG CAAAATGAGACGTGGAGATAAGTTCTCAGACACCAAGTACCTGAGTTCTCCCATTTttaaagagaagaagaagaaaaagcaaCAACAGAAGAAAACACACAAACCTGACAGTTTGGAGAACCTACATTCAGTTAATTGA
- the sgo2 gene encoding uncharacterized protein sgo2 isoform X2, with product MNASAEGRTLLSTMLPGKKPMPSKAAKHNSLTVASKIKTKILNTSSFFKVSLKTNNKALALALVAQRERSRQLEVETVRLRKQVESLNFDLAIRRFKHNQLILILKDLQRNTLDNLERAVGLFSDENKDAPEVPEDRNKRPPDKEDENNQIERVAVQIPLVIAEQSRDLVCPSKQTSTSQEVVVNDRRTTSTNPSGTQSRSSESSASKDSMNKMELQVDNTLKSTQKRTSRQSSSLKNEVEKWSKIYSDTGLDPIPAVLPAVVSITNTIQPSGTDKVVLNPNSLKMETTLALAMTTTVGEGEKTTINDTEMEITIGDSAAEIVTVETKPKKAGGLKKLKVPKTKIPCLLVKVGNKNSGPTSVVENLEVKSSALNVELPTEIQKAFSATPLQTDNPTAEGVDVEHREEDFIENSAREIESLAARRKTHVTSRITKHRKPTRESHKTTQDVPKQFDPRTTFVVPLQSKSHRNVSPDPFEDDFFDDPEAQNSVFKLDGANPLVIDATEDKGSKTKGRKTFVISNFVISNEPTSRKSQKKSKASRKTKAQPVMVDHELDIEAENDIFLLPQSLIEEECHSSEWCPAYVDMDATLHEYRESRSSSSASGPRSTARSSKRPTRVKGRGTFVVSVNRDSSSGNSTILDDAWAEKLVCTPTTVYDFVAEEESEMVRDESIEEHLTGPHPDHCLAARRKTTDSVVEETHASSKRPWLATQEPAGNSEGLESLCVEEEMPPWEISDPISVAVEQKPKKARRVETAKSRMKKDAQKGDCLAPVKERKKKKSSSSKGVAPGGAGYLLSSETLDSQSSIGISTAAQNAEVQPVADPEVLQVITRSATEESCETHELLSSLEVLSPDFKVSSFKPRSNQGPKPRCRGTFVIPNSFSDSTRNRKTYVVPDSLSEDDDTNSRTSNVLLSTVETHTEIPDSGEAVCQSLRELLMDERPPWESFMDVSCSIETGFDTPASSPKRVASSAHKVAVYKEPVEVMAERSPGTAERALKSLTNTNWTDNEDTGRTRRRGAAVSYKLPPINCKMRRGDKFSDTKYLSSPIFKEKKKKKQQQKKTHKPDSLENLHSVN from the exons ATGAACGCGTCAGCTGAGGGAAGGACCCTCCTCTCAACTATGTTACCAGGGAAAAAACCTATGCCCTCGAAGGCTGCTAAACATAACTCACTAACAGTGGCATCGAAGATAAAGACCAAGATTCTCA ACACATCCTCGTTCTTCAAGGTCTCCCTGAAGACTAACAACAAGGCTCTGGCACTGGCCTTGGTGGCTCAGAGGGAGAGAAGCAGACAACTTGAAGTGGAAACTGTGCGCCTACGGAAACAAGTGGAGTCTCTGAATTTTGACCTGGCTATTCGCAGATTCAAGCACAACCAACTG ATTCTCATCTTGAAAGACCTTCAACGCAACACTTTGGATAACTTGGAAAGGGCTGTGGGCCTCTTCTCTGATGAAAAT AAGGATGCCCCTGAAGTACCTGAAGACCGTAATAAGCGACCCCCCGATAAAGAAGATGAAAATAATCAGATTGAGAG GGTAGCGGTTCAGATACCTCTTGTCATAGCAGAGCAGTCCAGGGATTTGGTGTGTCCCTCAAAACAGACCAGCACGAGCCAGGAGGTTGTAGTAAATGACAGAAGAACCACATCCACAAATCCCTCTGGGACCCAAAGTAGATCATCAGAGTCCAGTGCCAGTAAAG ACAGCATGAATAAGATGGAGCTACAGGTGGACAATACATTGAAATCGACCCAAAAGAGAACATCCCGACAATCCAGCAGCCTAAAAAATGAGGTGGAAAAGTGGTCAAAGATTTATTCTGACACTGGACTCGACCCTATCCCAGCAGTCTTGCCCGCTGTTGTCTCCATAACTAATACTATACAGCCCTCTGGTACTGATAAAGTTGTGCTTAATCCAAACAGCTTAAAGATGGAGACCACATTGGCGCTTGCAATGACGACAACTGTCGGAGAAGGAGAGAAGACCACCATCAATGACACAGAGATGGAGATAACTATTGGGGACAGCGCTGCTGAAATCGTTACAGTGGAGACCAAGCCCAAGAAAGCTGGTGGACTGAAGAAACTGAAGGTGCCAAAGACAAAGATCCCTTGTCTATTAGTGAAGGTTGGAAATAAGAACAGTGGCCCAACAAGTGTTGTTGAAAATCTAGAGGTGAAGAGCTCTGCTTTAAACGTGGAGCTGCCGACAGAGATACAAAAGGCATTTTCTGCAACGCCACTACAAACAGACAACCCTACAGCGGAGGGTGTGGATGTTGAACATAGAGAAGAGGACTTCATAGAGAACTCAGCCAGAGAGATAGAATCCCTTGCTGCCCGCAGGAAGACTCATGTCACCTCTCGCATCACCAAACACAGAAAACCTACCCGAGAATCCCATAAAACAACACAAGATGTTCCAAAACAGTTTGACCCAAGAACAACTTTTGTAGTCCCTCTCCAATCCAAATCCCATCGAAATGTCTCACCTGACCCATTTGAAGATGACTTTTTTGATGACCCTGAAGCTCAGAACTCTGTATTTAAACTAGACGGGGCAAACCCATTGGTCATAGATGCCACAGAGGACAAAGGCTCTAAAACTAAAGGTCGCAAGACTTTTGTGATTTCTAATTTTGTGATTTCTAATGAACCTACATCTAGAAAGAGCCAGAAGAAATCCAAAGCAAGCAGGAAGACTAAAGCACAGCCTGTCATGGTGGACCATGAATTAGACATTGAAGCAGAAAATGATATATTCCTTCTGCCTCAATCTCTCATTGAAGAGGAATGTCATTCTTCTGAATGGTGCCCAGCCTATGTAGACATGGATGCCACCCTGCATGAATACAGGGAATCACGCAGCTCTTCCAGTGCTTCCGGACCTCGGTCCACTGCACGGAGCAGTAAGAGACCTACCAGAGTGAAAGGCAGAGGGACGTTTGTGGTCTCGGTGAACAGGGACAGCTCCTCAGGGAACAGTACAATATTAGACGATGCTTGGGCAGAAAAGCTGGTGTGCACTCCTACTACAGTGTATGACTTTGTTGCCGAAGAAGAGTCAGAAATGGTCAGGGATGAAAGCATAGAGGAGCACCTGACTGGACCACACCCAGATCACTGTCTAGCTGCTAGGCGCAAGACTACAGACTCTGTGGTTGAAGAGACTCATGCCTCCTCTAAACGTCCATGGCTGGCTACCCAGGAACCTGCAGGGAATTCAGAGGGCCTAGAAAGCTTATGTGTTGAGGAAGAAATGCCCCCATGGGAGATCAGTGACCCCATTTCAGTTGCTGTGGAGCAAAAGCCCAAGAAAGCCAGGAGAGTGGAGACTGCAAAATCAAGGATGAAGAAGGATGCACAGAAGGGTGACTGTCTTGCCCCTGTGAAggaaaggaaaaaaaaaaaaagtagcagCAGTAAAGGAGTAGCGCCTGGGGGTGCAGGTTATCTTTTGTCTAGTGAGACTCTGGATAGCCAGAGTAGTATAGGTATAAGCACTGCAGCACAAAATGCAGAAGTACAGCCTGTGGCGGATCCCGAAGTGTTGCAAGTCATCACACGCTCTGCCACTGAGGAGAGCTGTGAAACTCATGAACTTTTGTCTTCACTTGAGGTCCTGAGTCCAGACTTCAAAGTCAGCAGCTTCAAGCCCCGGTCCAACCAGGGCCCTAAACCGAGATGTAGAGGCACTTTTGTCATACCCAATAGTTTTAGTGATTCCACCAGAAACAGGAAGACCTACGTTGTTCCTGACTCCTTGTCTGAGGATGATGACACAAACAGCAGGACATCTAATGTATTATTATCAACTGTTGAGACCCACACAGAAATTCCTGACAGTGGTGAGGCAGTATGTCAGAGCCTGAGGGAGCTGCTCATGGACGAAAGGCCTCCATGGGAGTCCTTCATGGATGTCAGCTGTTCAATTGAGACTGGATTTGACACTCCAGCCTCAAGCCCTAAAAGGGTTGCTTCTTCTGCTCACAAGGTTGCTGTATATAAAGAGCCGGTTGAGGTTATGGCTGAaagatctccaggaacag CAGAGAGAGCCCTGAAGTCACTAACCAATACCAACTGGACGGATAATGAAGACACAGGACGGACCAGACGACGGGGGGCTGCTGTGAGCTACAAGTTGCCACCCATCAACTG CAAAATGAGACGTGGAGATAAGTTCTCAGACACCAAGTACCTGAGTTCTCCCATTTttaaagagaagaagaagaaaaagcaaCAACAGAAGAAAACACACAAACCTGACAGTTTGGAGAACCTACATTCAGTTAATTGA